The Paenarthrobacter aurescens region GCTTGAGCGGATGGGGCTTTGAGCGTTCCTGCTGATTCTGGTTCCGTAGGTGGCTCCACCGGCGGGTCCGCCATCGGTTCCGCAGCTAAAGGTCGACGCCGGCCCGGGCGTTTGGCGCCGGTGGTCGGCAAGGCACGCAAGCAGTTGCAGAACGCCTTGGCCTCCGCCGGGTACCCCTCGCATGTCCTGGTGGCCTGCAGCGGAGGGCCTGATTCGTTGGCATTGGCAGCCATAGCCTCCTATTTCGCCAGGCGGGGTCATGTGGACGGCCATCCGGTTTCCGTTGCCGGAGTGGTGGTGGATCATCAGCTGCAGGAGGGCTCAGCCGAAGTCGCGTCCCGAACCGCCGCAATGCTGCGTGAACTGGGCCTGTCTCCGGTGGAGGTACGCACTGTGGAAGTCGCCGCCACGGGTTTTGGGCCGGAGGCTGCGGCCAGGGATGCCCGTCATGCGGCGTTGGAAACGGCTGCGGACCAGCTCGGATGCGATGCGATCCTGCTCGGCCACACCCTTGACGACCAAGCCGAGCAGGTACTTCTGGGCTTGGCCCGTGGATCCGGAACGCGCTCACTGGCTGGTATGCGGCCCGTTCGCGGACGCCTGCTCCGGCCCTTCCTTGGCCTTCGTCGCCAGGAAACCCTGGAAATCTGCCGGGTGGAGGAGCTCTCTCCCTGGCACGATCCCAGTAATTCAGATCCCGCGTTCGCCAGGTCCCGGACACGTGTTGAAGTCATGCCCGTGTTGGAAGAAAAGCTCGGCCCCGGAGTTGCAGAGTCACTTGCCAGGACGGCCGCAATCCTGCAGCAGGACGCCGACTTCCTTGAAGAACTCGCCAGCGAGACCTATCTCTCACTGGTCCAGCCCATGGAGGGCGGCATCTGGCTACCGGAGGACGCCGTCCGCGAGCTGCCCGCAGCGCTGAGGTTCCGTGTCATCGCCAAAGCAGCGGCCGACGTCGGAGGTCAACAACCCGGCTACGGGCGCCTCCACGCTGCGGAAGCGCTGCTGCGGCGGCAAGGCTCCGCGGGTCCCGTTGAGCTTCCCGGCCACGTCAGTGTGTTCCGTTTATCCCTCAGTGATCTGGAGCAGGAACGTGCTGTTCCGGCGGGCGCTGCCGCTGACAGCGTTCCCCGACAGGCCTCCCCCTGTGGGAAGCTAGTATTCCGGCATCAGAAACCGTCCCAACAGTAGCCGCACCGAGCATCAAAACAGGAGCCATTGGTGGATTCAAACGACGTCCAGGCAGATCTCAAGCACGTTCTTTACACCAAAGAGCAAATCCAGACGCGTATCGCGGAACTTGCGGCGCAGATCGACAAAGACTACGAAGGCCGCGACATCCTCATTGTCGGTGTCCTTAAGGGTGCGGTCATGGTCATGGCTGACCTGGCACGTGCCCTGCACAGCCACGTCAGCATGGACTGGATGGCTGTTTCGTCCTACGGGTCCGGTACCCAGTCCTCCGGTGTTGTCCGGATCCTCAAGGACCTCGACACCGACCTCATGGGCAAGGATGTCCTGATTGTGGAGGACATCATCGACTCCGGCCTGACCCTGTCCTGGCTTAAGTCCAACCTTGAATCCCGTGGCACGGCGAGCGTCGAAATTTGCACGGCTTTCCGCAAGCCCACCGCCGCCAAGGTGGAAATCGACGTCAAGTACGTCGGCTACGACATCCCCAACGAATTCGTTGTGGGCTACGGCCTCGACTACGCCGAGAAGTACCGCAACCTGGACTTCGTGGGCACCTTGGCCCCGCACGTTTACGAGTAAAGCACTCCGTTTTCCCGGGTCTTCCCGGGCCCGCCGCCGCTACCTTTTCCGCTCTTCGCGCCCGTAACCTCTGGTGCGTGTGGCGGGAGTGGGTGCGGTGTTGGCGCTTAAGGGGTGCGCTGGGCGGTAGCGGGTGCGGTGGTTAGGGTTCGTGCACCCCTGCCGCTGCGGGTTCGCACTGATCACTTCTTTACGCCGCTACCTTTTCCGCTCTTCGCGCCCGTAACCTCTGGTGCCTGTGGCGGTAGTGGGTGCGGTGTTGGCGCTTAAGGGGTGCGCTGGGCGGTAGCGGGTGCGGTGGTTAGGGTTCGTGCACCCTGCCGCTGCGGGTGGTGGTGTTCCATTTGGCTGTGGTGGCGTTTCTTGGTGCCGCTACCTTTTCCGCTCTTCGCGCCCGTAACCTCTGGTGCGTGTGGCGGGAGTGGGTGCGGTGTTGGCGCTTAAGGGGTGCGCTGGGCGGTAGCGGGTGCGGTGGTTAGGGTTCGTGCACCCTGCCGCTGCGGGTAGCCCTCGCGCTAAACTGAACCATGACCGGTGCTCCCGCCCGTCTCTTGACGTGGCTCGCCGTCATGGCGACTCTCCTCACGGCCTGCACTCCTGCGGTCGATCTCACTGAGACCGATGCCGGGCAGTCACCTGCGTCCTCTTCCGCTCCGTCAACCACGGATGCAGTCGAAGCTGTGCCGTCAACGA contains the following coding sequences:
- the hpt gene encoding hypoxanthine phosphoribosyltransferase, whose translation is MDSNDVQADLKHVLYTKEQIQTRIAELAAQIDKDYEGRDILIVGVLKGAVMVMADLARALHSHVSMDWMAVSSYGSGTQSSGVVRILKDLDTDLMGKDVLIVEDIIDSGLTLSWLKSNLESRGTASVEICTAFRKPTAAKVEIDVKYVGYDIPNEFVVGYGLDYAEKYRNLDFVGTLAPHVYE
- the tilS gene encoding tRNA lysidine(34) synthetase TilS gives rise to the protein MQNALASAGYPSHVLVACSGGPDSLALAAIASYFARRGHVDGHPVSVAGVVVDHQLQEGSAEVASRTAAMLRELGLSPVEVRTVEVAATGFGPEAAARDARHAALETAADQLGCDAILLGHTLDDQAEQVLLGLARGSGTRSLAGMRPVRGRLLRPFLGLRRQETLEICRVEELSPWHDPSNSDPAFARSRTRVEVMPVLEEKLGPGVAESLARTAAILQQDADFLEELASETYLSLVQPMEGGIWLPEDAVRELPAALRFRVIAKAAADVGGQQPGYGRLHAAEALLRRQGSAGPVELPGHVSVFRLSLSDLEQERAVPAGAAADSVPRQASPCGKLVFRHQKPSQQ